A window of the Synechococcus sp. M16.1 genome harbors these coding sequences:
- the devC gene encoding ABC transporter permease DevC — protein sequence MNRFWRGRRIPLSWLLLTRQPVRLLVALAGISFAGILMFMQLGFRDGLFDASVTAHRLFDADVVLISPRSASSVSMEAFPRRRLVQTLADPGVDGVTPVHWGLMLWRNPETRRNRSILALGFNPDDPFFVDPSLAEKTDALKQKGRILFDQLSRPEFGPIADWYRDGRVVETEIAGNRVRVAGLVSLGTSFGADGNLLTSTETFLDLMPQKPPGAIEVGLVRLKPGADPEQVVSRLRQRLPKDVSVLTKQGFIDFEQNYWKSSTSIGFIFTLGAAMGFVVGCVIVYQVLYTDVSDHLPEYATLMAMGYRLSHLLGVVVREGFYLAAMGYVPAYMAGQGLYWFVRDATKLPVGMDLSRALTVLVMILVMCMLSSFLAMRRLIDADPAEIF from the coding sequence ATGAACCGGTTCTGGCGGGGGCGTCGGATCCCCCTCTCCTGGCTGTTGCTGACGCGCCAGCCCGTTCGCTTGCTGGTGGCGCTTGCTGGCATCAGTTTCGCGGGAATTCTGATGTTCATGCAGCTTGGATTCCGTGATGGCCTCTTTGACGCCAGCGTCACAGCGCACCGGCTGTTCGATGCTGATGTTGTTCTGATCAGTCCCCGCTCCGCCAGCTCCGTGAGCATGGAGGCCTTTCCAAGGCGGCGGCTGGTTCAGACCCTGGCTGATCCAGGCGTCGATGGGGTGACCCCGGTGCACTGGGGGCTGATGCTGTGGCGCAACCCGGAAACGCGGCGCAACCGGTCGATCCTGGCCTTGGGTTTCAATCCCGACGACCCCTTCTTTGTCGATCCCTCCCTGGCTGAGAAAACTGATGCTCTCAAGCAGAAAGGGCGGATCCTCTTCGATCAGCTGTCCCGCCCTGAATTCGGACCCATTGCCGATTGGTATCGCGATGGCCGTGTGGTGGAAACCGAGATTGCTGGCAACCGCGTCCGGGTGGCGGGTCTGGTGAGCCTGGGCACCAGCTTCGGTGCCGACGGCAACCTGCTCACGAGCACGGAGACGTTCCTTGATCTGATGCCTCAGAAGCCGCCTGGGGCGATCGAAGTGGGTCTGGTGCGGTTGAAGCCCGGTGCGGATCCTGAGCAGGTGGTGTCCCGATTGAGACAGCGACTGCCCAAGGATGTTTCGGTGCTGACCAAGCAGGGCTTCATCGATTTCGAGCAGAACTACTGGAAGAGCAGCACCTCCATCGGTTTCATCTTCACGCTCGGCGCCGCCATGGGCTTCGTGGTGGGCTGCGTGATCGTGTATCAGGTGCTGTACACCGATGTGAGTGATCACCTGCCGGAGTACGCCACCTTGATGGCCATGGGCTATCGACTCAGCCATCTGTTGGGAGTGGTGGTTCGTGAGGGTTTCTATTTGGCGGCGATGGGGTACGTCCCCGCCTACATGGCCGGTCAGGGGCTGTACTGGTTCGTTCGTGACGCCACCAAGCTGCCCGTCGGCATGGATCTGTCCCGGGCGTTGACCGTTCTGGTGATGATCCTGGTGATGTGCATGTTGTCGTCGTTCCTGGCCATGCGTCGTCTCATCGATGCAGACCCTGCGGAGATCTTCTGA